atgaaactacatttgagttaaaggtTTTTACCTatatttcactgatttactggttttaaatggttttactgcttcattatagaatgttttgtgccttacgtgatttcttgctttcagtcattatttacatttgttactcactgagttggagtactcactttactccctgcacccttgtgtgcagattcaggcgttgctgatcctgccagtgcaagttgagagctcccggcagacattcggagttcatgaggtagctatttgacgtccgcagacccgtgtttctacctctttatcatttctatttctgatcaaacaattgtaatagtttatagacttaTCGGATTTGTAGTaggatttatagatgctcatgactagtgacaccacagtatcgggctgtgttgggttgttcttctgcgtatttatgatattatcagctactttggattattttataaTGTTTAGACTGTTTGTtaatgcttaattgttaaaaattggaaaatgggaagtgtcggctggccttgtcttcactagaggcgccatcacgaccgggttcgggtttggggtcgtgacagagaATATATGTATATGTAATTATTCAGTTAGTTGACATTATAGCGTTGAGAAGGCAGGTAGTTAACACTGTAGTTTAGCTGCCATTAGTTAGTTATACTGTAGCTTAATTGTCATTTTCAATTGGCTAGTTAGTTGTGATTTCTGTATATAACTGATGCATTACAACAAAATGAGATTTGAGTTTTCATTCCTCAAAATCAAAACTCTAACTCtgctttctcctttcttcttctttcaatcGATTCTCCATAAGCTTCCAGTTTTCCTCCATTGAAGTTAAATTGGAGATTCTTTAGAGCTCAACGATACACATAGTTTCAATCGATGCGTCCGAGTGGCGTAACACCCCAAACTTTTACATTGATCCTCCCCTAGTTAAGGTAACTCATCCATATTGAGTACATCCTATATATGTATTGTAAATCTTTATTGAATTTGAGATTGGGTCTATCATGTTCGAAACATGGGGAGTACGGGTACATACCATGCTCTCAACTCAAAATATTTGCATTCTCTGTCTGGTTTTAAACAAAGTTATATACATCGATCCATAACTATGCATTAATCCCGAACTAATTTGTCAATTTGTTCTaccggaaaaaaaaaagaaattcatTTCTATTTTTATTGTGGCTATTACCTTTTTTGGTAATAACTTTCTTTTGTATTAATCACCAAAGAAGACATAGCCAAGCTAACTGAGCTGATCATCTCAAgattaaaaagcaaaaaaaagcaTACCTATTTACAGATGACACTAAAGAATCTACGTTGTTCCTAGGTAAAATTGTTGCATACAGCTTTTAGCTCGAGTAGCTACTCTAACATTGCAAATCTATGATATTTCCTGCACAAAAACATCACTGCCTTAATACCTTTATTCAAGTATACGTGTGTTTCTTTCAATCCATATTTCATGTGAGATCTTAGCATATAGCATTTTCAAGATGTTGGCCTTCTTAGACTTCCCTTTTCCTTGGTTGATGATCCACTGAAGGTGTTGGTTCTAGCAGGTGGTAGACATATGTGAACTTTGAACCCAATTCATGATTTTCTCCCATAATTTTGTAGTGTATGGGCATTTAACATAGAGGTTCTCCTTTGATTCACCCTGACCTTTACACATAACACATTGAGGGGTGACAGTTAACCCCCAGCTGGCTAGCCTATCTTTAGTTAGCAATCGTCCATGAAGCAACAACCACATAGTGAAGACTGCTTTGGCCTAGCAGTATTGTGGAAGACTAGGCATTTCCAACTAACTCTTGGTAGGTCTCTTAGAAGCTATAGGTATATTTGTCTAATAATGCTCTTGCTAGATCATTTATGTTCTGTGCCTGCAGTATAGTTATTATAAATCCAATTATTCTCTTCACCATCCAACTGGCTTGTTGTGGTATTGGCATATCTTGTAACTGTTGTTTGATATAATATGCATTGATCCATCTTATCCATTGTTTGTCTTGTTTATGTGCTAAGTCCCAGCAGGTTTTGGCAATTGTTGCTTTTTTCCACAAAGGAAGATTGATGAGATTAAGTCCACTAGCTGACTTGGGAGCACATATCTTTTCCCATGCTGCTAAGGCCTTCCTGGTTATTGTGTTAGTTCCAGACCAGGTGTAACTTCTACAGAGTGCCTCTATCATTTTCAATACCTTAGCAGGTAAGATAAACAATTGAGCCCAGTAAGCTTGGATACTAAAAATTACAGACTAAACCAGTTGCACACGACCAGCATAAGATAGTTTTTTAGCAGTCCAAGAAGAAATCTTAGTTGTGATCTTTTCAATCAAATGTTGCTACTGTATGAGAGCTATTTTCTTTGTAGACAAAAGAATTCCTAGGTACTTGAAAGGTAAGGATCCATTTTCAAATCCCAGGTGAGCCAATATCTGTTCCTTCACATCTTGCTTCACCCCACAAAATACACTGCACTTTTTCCCATATTAGCCTGCAAACCTGATGCTTGAGAGAACTGAGAGAAGCAGTTATATACTATGGCACTGAGGACACGTTATCCTTAGCAATAACAATAAATCATCAGCAAAACTCATATGAGTTATGTCCATCTTCCTACATCTGGGGTGATATTGGAAGTTAGGCTCCTTCTTAAGCTCATGTAGAGATCTACTCAAGTACTTCATCACTATTGCAAAAAGGAAAGGGGAGATAGGATCTACTTGTCGAAGACTTTTGGCAGCATTGAAAGGTTCTGTGGTTTCTCTATTCACAAGGATGGTATAGTTGACTGTCTTAATGCACTCTATTATCCACCTGATAAATCTATCAAGAAATTTAAGCTCCTCCATCACCTGTTGTAAGAAGATCCATTCTACTGAGTCATAAGATTTTTGGAGATCAATCTTTATCATACGTCTGGGCTGTAGTGTAAGATTTGACTAGATCATGAGCTAGGATGACATTGTCAGCAATCTTTCTGCCAGAAATGAAGCTTGTTTGAGCTTCACAAATGATGTAAGGCATGACTTTCTGCAATTTGGAAGCCAAGATCTTAGAGATCATCTTTTATAGGATTGAACAACATGCTATTGGTCTGTACTCTTTGATTGTGGTAGGTTTAGTCACTTTAGGAACTAATGTAACAGTGGTGCAGTTTATAGCCTTATAGATCTTTCCAGTTGAGAAGAACTCTTTTACAACATCTATGATCTGAATGTTGATAATAGATCTTTCCAGTTGAGAAGAACTCTTTTACAGCATGTATGATTTGAATGTTGATAATGTCCCATGCTTTTTTGAAGAAAACTGCATTAAAGCCATCAATACCTGGAGCTTTATCATCACCAATTGCTTTAAGGCTCTCAACAATGTCTTGATTAGTTACTTCTGCACAAAGATCAACTCTTTGTTGATGAGATAGTGTAGGACCATTCTTCATGTACATTCTGTTGATGGCAAGCAAGGAAGTGGCAACTGGTCCCATTAGGCTTTTATAGAAATCAACAATCTCTCTTTTGATAGCATCAGGATCAGTCAACTTGTCTCCTAGTAAAGTTGTAATTTCTATGATTTTCTTCTTTTGAGTTCTATCCTTCATTATTGTTGTGAAGTACTTAGAATTCGAATCTCCAAGTTATATCCATCTTGCTCTGGCTTTCTGTTGCAAAATACTCTCTTCAATTAAAGACCACATCTCAAGATTCAGTAGTGTTTTCTTCTCCATATCTAGTAAAGCATCAGTGCAATCTTGTGAGATTTTCTCTTGGATATCCCTCATTTCTATTCTAGCCTTCTCAATTTTTTGAGTGATGCCCCTGAATTCCTTAGAGTTTAAAGAAATATCGAGCAGCATAGAAGCCCTGACTTCAAGCTTAGGTTTTTTTTAAAAGGGAATTAAGGCAACTTTTAGGTGCAGGGAAAGAAAAAGGCTAGCGTCCTATTCCTTAAGGAGTGATCTGGAATTATGCCACGTGGCAATACCCGCCAAAAGAAAGGGGGCCTTTCGTACGAATTGGAGTACAAAGATAATTATTCAGCACACTAAAATCTAGTGGATAGGATTCCAATCAGGTTTCAGGTCTTTCAATCTTGCCCAAACTGATTTCAAAGTATCTTGTGTACTATGTGAATTCCACATGCTAGCAACTATTTGAGAAAAGTCTTCATGTACTTCCCATATGTTAAAAAATCTTAAAGGCACTCTACCTTTCCATGTGGAAGATGTCGGGGTTAATAACATAGGAGCATGGTCTGAAATTTAAGGCAATCCGTAATTTATTTTTACATGAGCCCAAGACATCATCCATTCATAATTGTCAAATACTCTATACTATTGACCTTACCTGCTCCAGGCAACTTATTAGACCATGTATAGTATTCATCCTTCCAAGGTAGTTTTGTCAATATAGTGTGTTGAAGGCAGGCAGCAAAGTCTTGTATTGTTTAGTAGCTTACTAGGATACAAGACAGTCTGTCATTGGGGTATAGTACTGAATTAGAATCTCCAGCTATCATCCATAGTACTTCTATACTCAGTGATAGTTGTTGTAAGTTATCCCAGAGGGCTCTTCTTTGTTTCAGCCCATTATGGCCATACACTACTGTGAGTAAGCAATCAATATCATCTCTTCTACTTTTTACCTGATAATGTATCATTTGAGCATCATCTTTAATACCATTAATAATCAAGTTATTGGTATCTCATAATATCCAAATCCTTCCATTCATGGCATCCCTGCAGTTTGTTAGTACATTCCATCCAGATGCAATAGCTTTTGCAATCCTTTAAGCATTCCCTTTCTTCACTTTAGTTTCTATAAGTCCTACTAGCTTGATTCTATTTCCCCTAATATACTCTCTAACCTCCTTTTGTTTATACATTTTATTTACACCCCTTATGTTCCAGAACAACCACTTCATCATTGTTGTATGATATTTCTACCTCTATCCCTAGGTGGAATGTGCTCCTCATGTCTACTTATTGATACAACTTCAAATCTATTCTTCACTGGGATGGGAGTTAAAGGTGGGAAGTTGGTGAAGTTAATTTCAGGACGTTGCACTCCTTTGCCTCTGTCATCCTGCTTCTCCTTTGCAGTTATAAGTATCATGTTGTGTTGGTCATTAGTCCCTTTAGGATCATGCAACTTTGTTGTTCCTCTTTGATCAGCAACTTCCACTTTGTTGCCTTCTTGTTGTTGTTCCTCAGATGAAGTTGCATTCTGAGATTCAGTTGCATTAACTATAGGCCCATTGGTTCTCCATTCTTGTGTGATAACTTTGTTACTCCTTGTTCTCCTTGTCTGATTGGGTTGGTGTATTACAGGTCGTGCCTGGTTAGTGCATTTGTGTCCCACAACCAAATATTTATCATAATAAGTAGGTTTCCCGTCATAGGTTACAGCTTGTAGAAACTTCTTTCCATAAGGGTCCATAACCATGATTTCAGTGGGTAATTATTTTGTAATATTAACTTCAATAAGCATTCGAGCATAGGATACTCAAGTCTGTTTAGTAGTACACTCATCAACAAAGACAGGAGTCCCAATTACACTGGCAATTCTGCTTAGAGGGCCAACTCCTCAGCACGACATAGGTAACTTAGGAAACTTTACCCACAGTGGCATAACACTAGGGAATTCTTTTGTGAAATCAAAATCAGGAGTCCATGGTTTTAGGATGATATGTTTATTAGCAATTGAGTAAGGGCGAGTTCATAATATCTCTCGAGCATCTGTTACAGATTGAAATCTAATGATATAATAGCTTTCATCATGGTAGAACAATTTAGGTTCAGGGACATGTGACCAATGCAAATTGATATATCGCTTCATTGCATTATACCCTGGTCCATCACCTATGATATATGTTATCAACGCAAATCTCCATTTGTTCTCTTCCTCTTCTACCTCTAAGTTATCCAATTGAACCATAGGTTGGCCATCAACAATTTGTGGTGGAATATAGGGTAGTGACATATCATTGGTGGCAAATCTATTCTTCTAAAACAGAGTTGTCCGTGGAGCTTTAGGTCTAGTAGCCTCATTTGTTATCGCCACCTCTTCCACTACTGATTTCTCCGATGGACCTTGGATACTTACTTGCTTTTGAGCTTGGTTGGAATTTGCTAATTGACCAATTGTCACTAGGGTACTTATATTTAGCCTCTTAGAGATACCAAAATTTGTCGATGAAGATCCAAATTCACATGCAACGCCTCCATTTGTTGCTGGATCTACAATTGAGACTGACGGCGGTGGAGTTGTTTCTTGCGTTGGTTTCTTCATTGGTGGTTGATTACAAGTTACCACCGAGCTTACAAAGGTAGCCAATGGTTTCTTCTTAGGTCGTCCACGTCCTCTGCCTCTCCTTTTCTCCATGGCTGACACAGGCGGCATAGGTTAATTAACGTGCGCCGAGAGCGTGAGGAAGGAGAGCTCCTGAGGCATTTTTACCATGTGACAAAAGAATTTTTTATTATTACCTTATTTGAATTTACGGAAAAGTTGCAAATCAGAAAAGATTCCTTTTTTTTGGTCGTCAAAAGAACTTATGTTAATTAAGTAGTAACATTATAAGGAGCTAGTAGAACACTATTACAAAAGGAGTTATCAAAATATTGACCCAGTGGATGGTCATTTGCCAAGGCTGACGGGTTGTAGAGCAAATCCATTGCATTGCATGGTTTGATAAAATGCCTGTAGACAGTCCCTTCTTGATCAGCTAATAGTTGAGGTAGCAAAAAGTCTGGTGGCTGAGTGAAGGTAGTTGTGATGTCCCGAGCTTGAGTAATTGAGCCTTGTTGAGCTAGATAATGTGTTGCGTAGTTTTGCTCTCTGTATGTGTGAGTGATGAGTGGATTACCCAGCTGTTGGAGTAAGTACCTGCATTCCATTAGAGAGGATGAATAGTGGAGATTATCATTATTAAGCATTGTTATTACCTCTGTAGAATCCACATTTACTTCCAGTGGTGTGAGTTGATGTTGTCGTGCAAGTTGTAAACCTTGTAGCAAGGCTTTTAATTCCATGCGGAATTGCCTGTTGAGGATAAACCCATGAATCCCATTAAACATTAACCTTCTGAATTCCTGAAAATACCCCCAAGACCATTGATAGTAGGGTTTGCTTTGGCCGCTCCGTCTGTGTTAAGCTTAATTGTGCCCACCACTGGGGGATGCCATTTAATATACATTGGAGTACCTATGTGTTTTGTCAGTTGATCTTTTGGGTTTTGATGAATAAGGTAGTGGAATTCCACTGTTTGGGAAATTAATTGCTTGGTAGAGGGTGGCGATTTGGTGTATTGGCGATTAAAAACATAGTGATTTCTTAACTTCCAGATGTGTCACACTATGTGAGGGATAAGAGTGACTGATGGTAAGTTATAAGGTAATTCTTTTGCATGTTGGATTATGTAGTGGATTGCTTGAATAGGTTTTAAGAGGTGAGTGTTGCAGTGTTGAATGTAAGGTTCTAATCCTAGTTGAGTTCACATGGCATTTGTGCGCGAGCAGTTGAATTCCTTAACTACAGTACTACTTTGAAGGAGAATTTCTTTCCAAAATTCTCTCCTCCTCCtgaaaaagtctttatttttcacgtgcttaattattttattattaatgtCATCACGTTTTTCACGATTAGTATATTTCTTTACAACAACATAAAAAAAGGCCCTACCCCATGCACGTAAAAGGTAACACCGTCATAAAATTTTCCTAAATCTTAATCCAACAACCTTAATTAATCATAATTAGCGTTTCAATAAATATTCGTTTTTCTTCCTTCCCataatatatatacacacacacccTTTACGTCGCTAGCTCAAAACGCATCACATCACTTGTTTCCCTTCCTCCTTCCCTCTCCGGTGAGTAATTTTTGTCTCAGCCCCAAATAATTAAAACACTAATCTTTATAATTTCAGATAATCTATGATTTTCTTTAATTACAtctgatttttcaagattaagCATATGTGATCATCTTTACGTGTCAGCATTGTGTTAATGCCATTATATAATGTGATTATAATGTTGGTAGAGCCTGttattgatttctttctttgaaaTCAATTTGGGTGCGAATACATTGTAAAAATTGTCGCTCTTTTATGTAGATTCATGGTAAAAGgagcttcttcttttttcaatttgCTGTGGTAAATTGATTTATTGGAATGTAATTCTGTACTACCATTGATATAATTCTGttcataattttaatttttgatgaTTTTTCTTTCTGGGTGAATAGGGTTAGTGAGAAGGAGTGGGGAAGATAATATTATCATACAGTTTAATGTGAAAACAAGATGGTAGGACCAAATTCAAATGGGAATTTAGAGGGGAAGAACAGTATGGAGAATGAGCTTCAGTTATTGCTACTAAGACAGCAACATAGCCGTAATTTTGGCGGCGTAAGGGAGAGTGGAGATTTGAACATAATTAATAGAAGTGGCAGTGCTCCACCTACTGTAGAAGGAGCATTGAGTTCAATTGGAGGTTTGTTTAGAAATCCCAATTTTCAACAGTTTAGTGATAATGGCAATAGTAGTAATGCAATCTTGACGGAAGATGAAATTCGATCACACCTGGCTTACTTATCGTATTATTATTCGCACGAGAACGTTAATCCAAGATTGCCCCCGCCATTGTTGTCTAGAGAGGATTGGAGAGTTGCTCGGAGGGTTCAAGCGGGTGGAAGTGTATTAGGTGGGGCTGAGGGATGGAGGAGAAAGAATTTGACGGATGAAGGTGGTAGTTCATCCTTGTTCACAATGCAGCCTGGTCGGGCAGAAGATGAATTGATAATGTTGAGGAATACTGCTAGCTTGACGGGAGAACTAAGCTCTGGATTTGGTGTTAGGAGAAAGAGTTTCGCAGACATAGTTCAGGTGACTTCTCTTGTCTTCTGCTGGATTATGTACTTCATCCCTGCCCTCTTTATCATTGCTCCGGTAGTCTATTTATGTTCATTCAAATGAATAATGTTGCTGATATTTTGCATCTCTTAATGTGTACTTGTGTTATATATTACTCCCTCCTCCCATGTGGCGGTGTTTAACTCGGAacagagtttaagaaagtaaagaaaacttttgaaacttgtgttcTAAAACAAACTATAGATATTTGTGTGGCTGTAAATCAATTCATTAAGGGTAAAGTAGAAATTCTAAAgataaattgtttctaaataagtAAAGCTGACATTCTTTCCGGgactgactaaaaaggaaaaagtgACACATAAATTGGGACTAAGGGAGCAATATTCTTTTTGCGTTTGCTTTGCTCAAGTGTAGTAGTCAAATAAAACTTCTTTTCATGAATAAGTATTCTTTAATTATCAGTTATAAAACACAGTGAATAGCATAAGATGATAGATGCCATTTTGAAATCGCAATGTCTCGGGAAATCTGTTTATATGCTGAAAAGCATTAAAAAGAAAGCGGTCCCAGTGTATGTATTTGGTGTGATGCAATTAACTAAACTAGGCACTTGTGATCATTGTATTCGAAGATATGAACATTCTTAAAAAGAGATATCAATCAAGAAAAGTTAAATGGACGCTATGAACATCCCTCTCTTGATATTTTCTGAAACTTCTAAACTAAAATGAGATTTTCGTTACTCAGGAAGGACTTGACCGAAGTGCATCCCCATCAAATCATCTAGCACATTCAGCAACCACAGAATCTACAGAGGCATCACATACTGTCAAAGCTCCCCCAGGCTTTTCTGGAGTTAAAAAAGTTCAGAATCCCAAGCCATGTAGCCCTAATTCTTTTGCACCTGCCATCGATCCATCTTTGAGAAGAAGTATTCCTAGCTCAAAGGGACTTAATGGTCTTTCATCTGGGATGAGTGCAGTTGCTAATGCTACTGTCTCTTTCTCCGGCTTAAAACTTCACTGTGATGATAACCTGCCGCTTCAAAGGAACGTACCAAACAGTCATAGTCAGAGTTTGCAGCAACAGTTAATTGAAAAGTCTGAAGCTGAAAAATTGGCTGCTATGACTAATTTTTCTGGTATTGCAAGGAATAAAAGAGTTGTAAATGACCTTGCTGCTTCTACCTTTGACCTTAATGCACATATGAATTCCCTTAGGGCGCCGCCTTCTAACATTCTTCAACCCCAGCTGAATTCTTCTGAGTTTGCAAGTCAAAAAGATTCTAAAGCCCTGCAGCAAGTTGATTGTACTGGATATGTACCTGGTGGATATGTGTATAAGCAGAAGATGGAGGCATTGAATAACAATCTAGGTAAGGATTTCAAATCAATTAAtgggttgtttttttttaatCACTAGTGCTTTTCTTGCTCAAATTGTTCAAAATCTTTCAGGTTCTAGTTTAAATGGTGTCAGGGGGAATGGTCGGCATTCGAAGAGTGAAAGCAAGGATCTTGAAAAATTGTATCTTGAGACGTTGCTTGCCCAAGAGGAGCAACAGCTTCAATCATCCCTTCTATCAAATTATGGCTGCTTAAGTGATTGTTATTATGGGAATCATGCTTTTGGCACTGGTATACCATGTCAAGGGAATAAGATGGCAAATTCTTCACACTTGACAATTGGATCTAGAAGTCATATGTACCAGAATGCTCCGCTCAGCCAGATTCCTTCTGTCTTAAGTAATTCTATTGAGGAATCTGCTTTTTCATGGCATTCAAAGATTGTTGCTGACATGGATGGAAGGTTTGCACCGTCTCTACTCGACGATCTCAAGAAGAAGAATAGGTCCTTGGAACTTATGGATGTTGTTGATCATGTTGTAGAATTCAGGTTTGGCATAATCTCCGCATTCTAGGCACTCTATTGCTTGTCATTTGTATTCCTCTAAATTTATCTACTCCTCTTACTCAGCACTGATCAGCACGGGAGTCGATTTATTCAACAGAAGCTGGAAACTGCCAGTGTCGAAGAAAAGATGAAGATATTCCCGGAAATTATTTCTCATGCTCATAGTCTAATGACTGATGTCTTTGGCAATTATGTTATACAAAAGGTATGTAATGTCATAATCTTATAATGATCTAGAtgaatgttattttgatgatgaaaTTGTTTGTTCATCATACAGTTTCTTGAGCATGGCACAGAGAGTCAAAGAAAGGAATTAGCAAGCCAACTTATTGGTCACGTTTTGCCTCTGAGTCTACATATGTATGGTTGCAGAGTAATTCAGAAGGTTGATCCTTATGCTTTCCTCTATAAAAACAACTTCATTTACTCTCAGCAAATGT
This sequence is a window from Nicotiana sylvestris chromosome 3, ASM39365v2, whole genome shotgun sequence. Protein-coding genes within it:
- the LOC104226682 gene encoding pumilio homolog 4-like; this translates as MVGPNSNGNLEGKNSMENELQLLLLRQQHSRNFGGVRESGDLNIINRSGSAPPTVEGALSSIGGLFRNPNFQQFSDNGNSSNAILTEDEIRSHLAYLSYYYSHENVNPRLPPPLLSREDWRVARRVQAGGSVLGGAEGWRRKNLTDEGGSSSLFTMQPGRAEDELIMLRNTASLTGELSSGFGVRRKSFADIVQEGLDRSASPSNHLAHSATTESTEASHTVKAPPGFSGVKKVQNPKPCSPNSFAPAIDPSLRRSIPSSKGLNGLSSGMSAVANATVSFSGLKLHCDDNLPLQRNVPNSHSQSLQQQLIEKSEAEKLAAMTNFSGIARNKRVVNDLAASTFDLNAHMNSLRAPPSNILQPQLNSSEFASQKDSKALQQVDCTGYVPGGYVYKQKMEALNNNLGSSLNGVRGNGRHSKSESKDLEKLYLETLLAQEEQQLQSSLLSNYGCLSDCYYGNHAFGTGIPCQGNKMANSSHLTIGSRSHMYQNAPLSQIPSVLSNSIEESAFSWHSKIVADMDGRFAPSLLDDLKKKNRSLELMDVVDHVVEFSTDQHGSRFIQQKLETASVEEKMKIFPEIISHAHSLMTDVFGNYVIQKFLEHGTESQRKELASQLIGHVLPLSLHMYGCRVIQKALEVIDVELQSQMVTELDGSVMKCVRDQNGNHVIQKCIECVPQDQIRFITASFFGHVVSLSTHPYGCRVIQRILEHCDDPATQQIIMNEILQAVCTLVLDQYGNYVVQHVLQHGKPHERSTIITKLTGQIVKMSQHKFASNVVEKCLVFASPEERQILVNEMLGLTDENEPLQAMMKDPFGNYVVQKVLETCDEQSRELILSRIRVHLNALKKYTYGKHIVSRVEKLIATGEKHIALLLNSSRGNPVLKN